In Trueperaceae bacterium, the genomic stretch ACGCAGGCCGCTGGTGAAGTAGACACCCGGCGAGCGGTGGATCTGGGAAACGATGACCCGGTCGGCGCCGTTGATTACGAACGAGCCGTCCTCGGTCATGAGCGGCAGGTCGCCCAGGAAGACCTGGTCCTCCTTGATGAGGCCGGTGTCCTTGTGGACCAGTTGCAGCTTCGCGAAGAGGCCGGCGTGATAGCTGAGGTCCTTCTCGCGGCACTCCTCGGGGGAGTACTCCGGGTCCTCCAGCGTGTATTCGAGGAAGTCGAGCACCAGGCCCGTCTGCCGACCGCGTTCGGTCTCGTCTATCGGGAAGACTTCGCGGAACGCTGCCTGCAGGCCGCTGTCCTCCCGCTCGCTCGCGGGCACTCCCCGTTGCAAGAACTTCTGATATGACTTAATCTGGATATTGGTCAGATTCGGCAGCTCGATGACTTCCTTGATGCTGCCGAACGACTTGATATCGCGCATCTTCACCCCTTTGCTCGCGAGTGCTCTGCTTCCGCCGATTGGCTTTCCTTCTGCGGATGACGTGACGGAAACCTACTGATGCTCGGATACGCCGGGGATCACCCGGGCGACGTGGCTGATCGATCTGTCTGCCCTGTTCGTCACAATGTCCAAAGGACAACCCTAACTCAAGATATGTGTGGATGGAGTAGGCCTGGCGACAGCCATCCTACTCCGTCCACTGGTTCGCATCCGGCGCGGCGTGCGTTTACTGGACTTCTACGGTTGCGCCCGCGGCTTCGAGCTTCTGCTTGATGTCGTCGGCCTCCTCCTTGGAGACGTCCTCCTTGACGACACCGCCCGACTCCACGAGGTCCTTCGCTTCCTTGAGGCCGAGACTGGTGATCGCGCGAACTTCCTTGATCACCTGGAGCTTCTTGTCACCGGCGCTCTTGATGCTCACGGTGAACTCGGTCTTCTCCTCGGCGGCGGCGGCTTCGCCTCCGGCCGCGGGGGCAGCAGCCATCATGCCGGCAGGCATGGCGGCAGCGGCTTCGACGCCCCACTTCTCCTTCAGTGCCTCTACCAGGTCGACGAGCTCGAGCACGTTGAGCCCGGACAGTTGTTCG encodes the following:
- the rplL gene encoding 50S ribosomal protein L7/L12 — protein: MAFDKDKMVEQLSGLNVLELVDLVEALKEKWGVEAAAAMPAGMMAAAPAAGGEAAAAEEKTEFTVSIKSAGDKKLQVIKEVRAITSLGLKEAKDLVESGGVVKEDVSKEEADDIKQKLEAAGATVEVQ